The Pseudomonas sp. FP2309 genomic sequence CGGTACGGTGCTCGCCGGGTACGACGGGCATCGTGGCTGGCTGTATTCGGTGGCGGTGCGCGCAGATTATCGTCGGCACGGTCTGGGAGCCTCGTTGGTGCGGCATGCGGAACAGGCGTTGACCGCTCTGGGGTGCATGAAGATCAACCTGCAGATCACCAGCGGCAATGATGCGGTGGTGGGCTTCTACGAGGCGCTGGGGTATGGGGTGGAGCCGAGGATCAGTATGGGCAGGAAGATTGGGGAGAATATTCCGCATCAGTCTTGAGAATGCCGACAGGAGATGGGGGAAGGGACAGGTTCACTGGGGAACCCGTGGGGCTGCTTTGCAGCCCAGCGCAGGGCAAGCCTGCTCACCACGGGGTGAGTGTGTTGACCACAGGGAAAGTGTGTTCAGCACAGGGCAAGCCTGCATTGCAGCAAGCCTGCCCCCGGACTTTTGCGTCGTTGCTTAGACTTTGACGATCCAACCCGCTGGCGCTTCAACGTCGCCGGTCTGCACACCGGTCAGCTCTTTGTAGAGCTTCTGGGTGATTGGGCCCACTTCGGTCTCGCTGTGGAACACGTGCAACTGACCGTTGTACTGGATGCCGCCGATTGGCGAGATCACCGCAGCGGTGCCGCAGGCGCCGGCTTCTTTGAAGTCGGACAGTTTGTCGATGAACACTTCGCCCTCAACCACTTCCAGGCCCAGGCGGGTCTGGGCCAGTTCGATCAGCGACAGGCGGGTGATGCCTGGCAGCACCGAAGGCGACTTCGGCGTGATGAACTTGTTGTCGTGGGTGATCCCGAAGAAGTTGGCCGAGCCGACCTCTTCGATTTTCGAGTGGGTCATCGGGTCCAGGTAGATCGCGTCGGCAAAGCCGGATTTTTTTGCTTCCGAGCCCGGCATCAGGCTGGCGGCGTAGTTGCCACCGACCTTGGCAGCGCCGGTGCCCTGCGGTGCGGCACGGTCGAAGGTGGAGATCTGGAAGTTATGGGGCACCAGGCCGCCCTTGAAGTAGGCGCCGACTGGAATGCAGAACACCGAGAAGATGAACTCCGGCGCAGTGCGCACGCCAATGTTGTCGCCGGTGCCGATCACGAACGGGCGCAGATACAGCGCGCCGCCGCTGCCGTACGGCGGGATGAACCGCTCGTTGGCCTTGACCACTTGTTTGCAGGCGTCGATGAACGCGTCGGTCGGCACATGCGGCATCAGCAGACGGGCACAGCTGCGCTGCATACGCGCGGCGTTCTGGTCCGGACGGAACAGGTTGATCGAGCCGTCCTTGCAGCGATAGGCCTTCAGGCCTTCAAAGCACTGCTGGCCATAGTGCAGGGCAGTGGAGCCCTCGCTGATGTGAAGCACGTTGTCGTCGGTCAGGGTGCCGTCTTGCCATCCGCCGTTTTTCCAGGTCTGGAGAAACCGCTTGTCGGTCTTGATGTAGTCAAAACCCAGCTTGTCCCAATTGATGCTCTCGTTACCCATGACACCCTCTATCTTTGGTCAAGTCGGTTTTTTTCTGAATGGGCGCAACAATACTTCATAAGCCGGTGCCTTAGCACCCCCTTCAAAGGTGCAACGCGTGACCCAAGGCCCGCAGCGCGGCTTCCTGTACCGCCTCACCCAAGGTCGGGTGGGCGTGGATGGTGCCGGCCACGTCTTCCAGGCGTGCGCCCATTTCCAGGCTCAGGCCGAGGGCGGTGGACAGCTCGGACACACCCACCCCCACGGCCTGCCAGCCCACGATCAGGTGGTTGTCACGTCGCGCCACCACCCGCACGAAGCCGGTTTTCGACTCCAGGGTCATGGCCCGGCCATTGGCGGCGAACGGGAAGCTCGCCACGATGCAGTCCAGGCCCGCGGCCGCTGCCTCGTCCGGGGTCTTGCCGACGACCACCAGTTCCGGGTCGGTAAAACACACCGCCGGGATCGCCGCCGGGTTGAATTCGCGGTGTTGACCGCTGATCAGTTCGGCAACCATTTCGCCCTGGGCCATGGCGCGGTGCGCCAGCATCGGTTCGCCGCTCAGGTCGCCGATGGCATACACATTGCGCATGCTGGTCTGGCAACGGCTGTCGATCCGGATCGCCGCGCCGTTCATCTCAAGGTTCAACGCTTCGAGGTTCCAGCCCAGGGTGTTGGGTTTGCGACCGACGGCCACCAGCACTTGATCGGTCTCCAGCGACAGTGTGTCGCCATTGGGGTCACGCACCTGCAGGCAGTTGTGCTCGAAACCGGTGACGCTGTGCTTGAGGTACAGCTTTACGCCCAACTGCTTGAGGGATTCGTTAACCGGCTGCGTCAGCTCCGCGTCGTAGGCCGGCAGGATACGATCCTGCGCCTCGACCACGCTGACCTCGGCTCCCAGTTTGCGATAGGCAATCCCCAGTTCCAGGCCGATGTACCCGCCGCCGACCACGATCAGGCGCTTGGGCACGCGGGTCGGCGCCAGGGCTTCGGTGGACGAGATGATCGGCCCGCCAATCGGCAGCATCGGCAGGTTGACACTGGTCGAACCGGTGGCCAGCAGCAGGTGCTCGCACTGAATACGCTGGTCGCCGACGTCGACGGTCTTGCCGTCTACCACCTTGGCCCAGCCGTGAATCACCTGCACTTTATGCTTCTTGAGCAAGGCGGCGACGCCCGTGGTCAGGCGGTCGACAATGGCGTTTTTCCAGGCCACGCTTTTGCCGATGTCCAGGGTCGGCACGTCCACTTCGATGCCCAGTGCCGAGCCCTGGCTGTGGTGCACGGTCTGCTGGAATTGCTCGGCCACATGGATCAAGGCCTTGGACGGAATGCAACCGATATTCAGGCACGTGCCGCCCAGTGCCTGGGCTTCTACCAGGATGGTCGGGATGCCCAGTTGGCCGGCGCGAATAGCCGCCACATAGCCGCCAGGGCCGCCGCCGATAATCAGCAGCGTTGTGTGCAATGTCTGCGTCATGCCCTTACTCCAGAAACAGGCTGGCGGGTTGTTCGAGCAGGCCGCGAATGGCCTGGATGAATTGCGCCGCGTCCATGCCATCGACCACGCGGTGATCGAATGAGCTGGAGAGGTTCATCATTTTGCGCACCACGATCTGGCCCTTGATCACCATCGGCCGTTCGACGATGCGGTTGACGCCGACGATCGCCACTTCCGGCAGATTCAGCACCGGCGTGCTGACAATTCCGCCCAGCGCGCCCAGGCTGGTCAGGGTGATCGTCGACCCGGACAGCTCATCGCGACTGGCCTTGCCAGTGCGTGCGGCGGTGGCCAAACGCGCGATTTCCTCGGCATTGCCCCACAGGCTGCGCGCCTCGGCGTGACGCACCACCGGCACCATCAACCCCACATCGCTCTGGGTGGCGACACCCACGTGCACCGCGCCAAGGCGAGTGATGACCTGGGCTTCGTCGTCGTAACGCGCGTTGATCTGCGGGAAGTCACGCAGTGCCACGACCATGGCCCGCACGATAAACGGCAGCAGCGTCAGCTTGCCGCGTGTGGCGCCGTGTTTTTCGTTGAGGTGCACACGCAACTCGTCCAGGGCGGTGACGTCGATTTCCTCCACGTAGCTGAAATGCGCGGCGCGCCGGGTGGCGTCCTGCATGCGCTGGGCGATCTTGCGGCGCATGCCGATCACCGGGATCTGTTCTTCGTCGTTGCGTTCGGCGTAGGGGTTGGCGGCCGTTGACGGCTTCGCCGCACCTTGTTTCAGATAAGCCTCAAGGTCTTCGTGCAGAACCCGCCCGGCAGGGCCCGTGCCCTGCACCAGCCGCAGTTGAATCCCGGCGTCCAAGGCATGCTTGCGCACGGCGGGCGAGGCCAGCGGGCGCTCGTCGGCATGGCGCTCCACCGGGGCCTGTGGGGTGACCACGGGTGCCGGTTTGCTTTCCACCACCGCAGCCGGTTTGGCGGCGACAACGGGTGCCGCCTTCACCGGCGCTGGCGCCGCCTCGGGCGCATCCTTGGCGTTGCCCGCACCTTCCACTTCAATGCTGATCAGAATACTGCCCACGGCCATCACTTCACCCGGCTCGCCGCCGAGGGAAATCACCTTGCCGTGCACCGGCGAGGGAATGTCCACCATCGCCTTGTCGGTCATCACATCCGCCAGCACCTGATCTTCGACGACCATGTCGCCGACCTTCACATGCCACACCGACAATTCAACTTCTGCGATGCCTTCGCCAATGTCCGGCATCTTGATAACGTGCGTGCCCATTCAGACCTCCATGACCCGTTTCAACGCCGCGCCCACGCGGGTCGGCCCTGGGAAATACGCCCACTCCTGCGCATGGGGGTAGGGGGTGTCCCACCCGGTGACGCGCTCGATCGGCGCTTCCAGGTGGTGGAAGCAATGCTCCTGCACCAGCGCCACCAGCTCGGCGCCAAAGCCGCAGGTGCGCGTGGCTTCATGCACCACCACGCAACGGCCGGTCTTCTTCACGGATTTGACGATGGTCTCCAGGTCCAGCGGCCACAGGCTGCGCAGGTCAATGACCTCGGCGTCGATGCCGGTTTCTTCGGCGGCTACTTGCGACACGTACACAGTGGTGCCGTAGGTCAGCACCGTCACGGCCGAACCGGGGCGCACGATGGCGGCCACGTCCAGGGGGACGGTGTAGTAACCGTCCGGCACCTGCGCTTGCGGGTGCTTCGACCACGGTGTCACCGGGCGGTCGTGATGGCCGTCGAACGGGCCGTTGTACAGGCGCTTGGGCTCCAGAAAGATCACCGGGTCATCATTTTCGATGGAAGCGATCAGCAGGCCCTTGGCGTCATAGGGGTTGGACGGCATCACCGTGCGCAGGCCGCAGACTTGGGTGAATACCGCTTCGATACTCTGGCTGTGGGTCTGGCCGCCGTAGATGCCGCCGCCGCAGGGCATGCGCATGGTCAGCGGCGCGGTGAACTGGCCGGCCGAGCGATACCGCAGGCGGGCGGCTTCGGAGATGATCTGGTCGGTGGCGGGGTAGACGTAGTCGGCAAACTGAATCTCGGCAACCGGGCGCAGGCCGTAGGCACCCATGCCCACGGCCACGCCGATAATGCCGCTTTCGGAGATCGGCGCGTCGAATACCCGCGAGCTGCCGTATTTGCCCTGCAAGCCTTCGGTGCAGCGGAACACGCCGCCGAAATAACCGACGTCCTGGCCGAACACCACCACGTTGTCGTCGCGTTCAAGCATCACATCCATGGCCGAGCGCAGCGCCTGAATCATGGTCATGGTGGTGGTGGTCATGGCGGTGTCCACTTCAATGCTGTTGTTGTGATCGTTCATGTCAGATCCCCAACTCCTGACGCTGGCGCTTCAAGTGCTCCGGCATCTCTTTATAGACGTCTTCGAACATGGTCGCGGCGCTTGGAATCTGGCCGCCGGCAAGGGTGCCGTACTGTTCGGCTTGTTTTTGCGCGGCAATCACCTCGGCTTCCAGTTCGGCACTGACCGCCGCGTGCTCCTCGTCGGACCACTGGCCAATCTTGATCAGGTGCTGCTTGAGACGCGCAATCGGGTCGCCCAGCGGGAAGTGGCTCCAATCGTCGGCGGGACGGTACTTGGACGGATCATCGGAGGTGGAGTGCGGGCCTGCGCGGTAGGTGACCCATTCGATCAGGCTCGGGCCGAGGTTGCGTCGTGCACGTTCAGCGGCCCAGGCAGAGGCGGCGTACACGGCAATAAAGTCGTTGCCGTCCACCCGCAGCGAGGCAATGCCGCAACCGACGCCGCGTCCGGCAAAGGTGGTGGCTTCACCACCGGCGATGGCCTGGAAGGTGGAGATGGCCCACTGGTTGTTCACCACGTTGAGGATGACCGGCGCGCGGTAGACGTGGGCGAAGGTGAGGGCGGTGTGGAAGTCGGATTCGGCGGTGGCACCGTCGCCGATCCAGGCTGAGGCGATCTTGGTATCGCCCTTGATCGCCGAGGCCATGCCCCAGCCCACACCTTGTACGAACTGGGTGGCCAGGTTGCCGGAAATGGTGAAAAAACCTGCGTCCTTGACTGAATACATGATCGGCAACTGGCGACCCTTGAGCGGATCGCGCTCGTTGGACAGCAGTTGGCAGATCAGGTCCACCAGCGGCACGTCGCGAGCCATCAGGATGCTTTGCTGGCGGTAGGTGGGGAAGCACATGTCGTCGATGTTCAAGGCCAGGGCCTGGGCGCTGCCGATGGCTTCTTCGCCAAGGCTTTGCATGTAGAACGACATTTTTTTCTGACGCTGGGCGACCACCATGCGGTTGTCGAAGATGCGCGTCTTGAGCATGGCGCGCATGCCTTTGCGCAGGATCTCTACCGGCACGCCCTCGGCCCACGGCCCAAGGGCCTGGCCCTGGTCGTCAAGCACGCGAATCAGGCCCTTGGCCAGGTCGGCGGTGTCGGCAGGTTCTACGTCGATGGCGGGTTTGCGCACCAGGCCGGCGTCGGTCAGGCGCAGGTAGGTAAAGTCGGTCTTGCAGCCTGGCCGGCCCGAGGGTTCAGGGACGTGCAGGCGCAGTGGTTCATACTGCTGGGTCATGGCTTCTACGCTCGATCTTGTGAATTTCTTGTAGTGGGCGCGCTAGCTGACAGTCCGTCTCCGGGTGGGAGAAATCTTGTCCTACAACAATCATAGGCGTGGCGTAGAAGAATATTTATCTGTGTTTCGTTGCGCCCAGGATCATTTGCGGATAAAAAATCTGCATAAACATAATAAACAGGTGATTTTGTCTCATGCGCAAACTGGACCGTACCGATATCGGCATTCTTAACGCCCTGCAGGAGAATGCACGGATCACCAACGCCGACCTGGCCCGCTCGGTCAACCTGTCGCCCACGCCGTGCTTCAACCGGGTCAAGGCCATGGAGGAACTGGGCCTGATTCGCGAGCAGGTCACGCTGCTCGACGCCGACCTGCTGGGGCTGCACGTCAACGTGTTCATCCATGTGAGCCTGGAAAAACAGAACGAACTGGCCTTGCAGCAGTTCGAAGGCGCGATCTCAGACCGCCCCGAAGTGATGGAGTGCTACCTGATGGCGGGCGATCCGGATTACCTGATCCGCGTGCTGGTGCCGACGATCCAGTCGCTGGAGCGCTTCATGATGGACTTCCTGACCAAGGTGCCGGGTGTGGCGAATATCCGGTCAAGCTTTGCGCTCAAGCAGGTGCGTTACAAAACCGCACTGCCGTTGCCGGCGAACGGCATCAGCCTCGGCGCCTGATACTCCCCATGCCTAAGCGCATTTCACAGTTGGTTGAGCGGAATCTTCAGGTACGTCACGCCGTTTTCCTCAGCCGGCGGCATATTGCCCGCGCGCACATTCACCTGGATTGCCGGCAGCAACAGCGTCGGCATGCCCAGCCCGGCGTCGCGCTGGGTGCGCATGGCCACGAACGTCGCTTCATCCACGCCGTCATGCACATGGATATTGCCCGCGCGCTGTTCCGCCACGGTGGTCAGGCATTTCGCTTCGCGCCCTTCAGGCGGGTAGTCATGGCACACGTACAAGCGAGTCTCGGGCGGGAAGGCCAGCAGCTTGCGCATCGATGCATATAACTGCCGCGCATCACCGCCGGGAAAGTCGCAGCGCGCGGTGCCCACGTCGGGCATGAACAGGGTGTCGCCCACCAGGATCAAGCGGCCGTCGATCAGGTAGGCCATGTCTGCCGGGGTGTGGCCGGGAACGTGCAGGGCCTGGGCCTGGAGCGCGCCGATGTGGAAGATTTCATTCGGCGCGAACAAGTGATCGAACTGCGAGCCGTCGACGCGAAATTCCGGCTCCAGGTTGAACAGGTTCTTGAACACGTCCTGGACCTTGCTGATGCACTGGCCAATGGCGATCTTGCCGCCCAGCGTGCGGCGCAGATACGGCGCGGCAGAGAGGTGGTCGGCGTGGGCGTGGGTTTCCAGCAGCCACTCGACATGCAGGCCGTGGTCGCGGACGAAGCGGATGACCTTGTCGGCCTGGCGCGTGTCGGTGCGCCCGGACGCCGGGTCGTAGTTGAGTACCGAGTCGACGATGGCGCAGGGGCCGCCATCGGTCTCATAGACGACGTAGGTGTAGGTCGACGACGCCTCGTCCAGAAAGGAATGAATCAACGCTGACATGACGGTTGCCCCTGATGCTGAAAAAAGTGATTACAATCACTTTACATTTATACATAATGTTTTGAGCTTAAGTGACACAAAGGACCCGAGGCAAATGGAATCTACTCTGAGTGAAGGCGAAGTCGCCCAGCTGCGTGCGTCGGCGTCCAAGGCCTGTGCCTTGCTCAAGGCCCTGGCCAATGAGGATCGTCTGTTGATCCTGTGCCAGCTCACCCAGGGCGAGCGCAACGTGGGTGAGTTGGAAACCATGACCGGCGTACGCCAGCCGACGCTGTCCCAACAGTTGGGCATTTTGCGCGACGAAGGGTTGGTCGCCACCCGTCGGGAAGGCAAGTACATCTTCTACGGGCTGGCCAGCCATGAAGTGATTCAAGTAATGAAAACCCTGTCCGGCCTGTACTGCGGCGCGGTGATAAAAAGCTGGGCGTGACGCCATACGGCAGCGACCCTTGTGTGCATTGACGACAAAAGGCAATAGACCATGACCGACCCACACTGGGGCCCAACCATCAGTGGCGATATCGTTGTCATCGGCGGCGGCTCGGCAGGCATTGGCCTGCTAGCCAGCCTGCTCAAGCGCGACCCCGACCTGAACATCACCCTGATCGAACCCAGCGACTACCACTGCTACCAGCCGGCCTGGACCCTGGTCGGCGGGGGCGCCTATGACGTGAAAAAGACCCGCCGCCCGTTGGCCGATGTGCTGCCCAACGGCGTCACCTGGGTGCAGGCGGCCGTCACTGAATTGCTGCCGGACGAACAGACTCTGGTGCTCGACAGCGGCCAGCGTGTCACGTGGAATAACCTGATCGTCTGCCCCGGCCTGCACCTGGCCTGGGACAGGATTGAAGGCCTGGAAAGCACCCTGGGCCAAAATGGCGTGACCTCCAACTACAGCTACGACCACGCGCCCTACACTTGGCAGTTGGTGCGCGAACTCAAGGGCGGCAAGGCGATCTTTACCCAGCCGGCCATGCCGATCAAATGCGCCGGGGCACCGCAAAAGGCCATGTACCTGGCCTGTGATCATTGGCTCAGGCAGGGCCATCTCAAACACATTGACGTGGAATTCAACCTCGCCGGCGCCGCGCTGTTCGGCGTGGCGACCTTCGTGCCGCCGTTGATGAAATACGTAGAGAAATACAACGCGCGCCTGGCGTTCAACGCCAACCTGGTGAAAGTCGACGGCCCCGCGCGCAAAGCCTGGTTTGAGGTGAAGGACGCCGCGGGCAACGTCACCGTTGCCGAGAAATCCTTTGATCTGCTGCACGTGGTGCCACCGCAGCTGGCCCCGGCGTTTATCCAGCAAAGCCCGCTGTCCGATGCGGCCGGTTGGTGCGAGGTGAACCCCCACACCCTGCAACACGTGCGCTACCCACATGTGTTCGGCCTGGGGGATGTGTGCGGCACCACTAACGCCAAGACCGCGGCCGCCGTGCGCAAGCAAATCGTGGTGGTCGCCGAAAACCTGCTGGCCCTGCGCAAACAGGCGCCGCTGCCGCTCAAGTACGACGGCTACGGCTCGTGCCCGTTGACGGTGGAGAAGGGCAAGGTGGTGCTGGCCGAGTTCGGTTATGGCGGCACGTTGCTGCCGACGTTCCCCCTCGACGCCACCAAGGCGCGGCGTTCGATGTGGTTTCTCAAGGCCACGTTGCTGCCGTGGTTCTACTGGAACGGCATGCTCAAGGGCCGTGAATGGCTGACCCGTCTGAGCAAGG encodes the following:
- a CDS encoding branched-chain amino acid aminotransferase — encoded protein: MGNESINWDKLGFDYIKTDKRFLQTWKNGGWQDGTLTDDNVLHISEGSTALHYGQQCFEGLKAYRCKDGSINLFRPDQNAARMQRSCARLLMPHVPTDAFIDACKQVVKANERFIPPYGSGGALYLRPFVIGTGDNIGVRTAPEFIFSVFCIPVGAYFKGGLVPHNFQISTFDRAAPQGTGAAKVGGNYAASLMPGSEAKKSGFADAIYLDPMTHSKIEEVGSANFFGITHDNKFITPKSPSVLPGITRLSLIELAQTRLGLEVVEGEVFIDKLSDFKEAGACGTAAVISPIGGIQYNGQLHVFHSETEVGPITQKLYKELTGVQTGDVEAPAGWIVKV
- the lpdA gene encoding dihydrolipoyl dehydrogenase, translating into MTQTLHTTLLIIGGGPGGYVAAIRAGQLGIPTILVEAQALGGTCLNIGCIPSKALIHVAEQFQQTVHHSQGSALGIEVDVPTLDIGKSVAWKNAIVDRLTTGVAALLKKHKVQVIHGWAKVVDGKTVDVGDQRIQCEHLLLATGSTSVNLPMLPIGGPIISSTEALAPTRVPKRLIVVGGGYIGLELGIAYRKLGAEVSVVEAQDRILPAYDAELTQPVNESLKQLGVKLYLKHSVTGFEHNCLQVRDPNGDTLSLETDQVLVAVGRKPNTLGWNLEALNLEMNGAAIRIDSRCQTSMRNVYAIGDLSGEPMLAHRAMAQGEMVAELISGQHREFNPAAIPAVCFTDPELVVVGKTPDEAAAAGLDCIVASFPFAANGRAMTLESKTGFVRVVARRDNHLIVGWQAVGVGVSELSTALGLSLEMGARLEDVAGTIHAHPTLGEAVQEAALRALGHALHL
- a CDS encoding dihydrolipoamide acetyltransferase family protein yields the protein MGTHVIKMPDIGEGIAEVELSVWHVKVGDMVVEDQVLADVMTDKAMVDIPSPVHGKVISLGGEPGEVMAVGSILISIEVEGAGNAKDAPEAAPAPVKAAPVVAAKPAAVVESKPAPVVTPQAPVERHADERPLASPAVRKHALDAGIQLRLVQGTGPAGRVLHEDLEAYLKQGAAKPSTAANPYAERNDEEQIPVIGMRRKIAQRMQDATRRAAHFSYVEEIDVTALDELRVHLNEKHGATRGKLTLLPFIVRAMVVALRDFPQINARYDDEAQVITRLGAVHVGVATQSDVGLMVPVVRHAEARSLWGNAEEIARLATAARTGKASRDELSGSTITLTSLGALGGIVSTPVLNLPEVAIVGVNRIVERPMVIKGQIVVRKMMNLSSSFDHRVVDGMDAAQFIQAIRGLLEQPASLFLE
- a CDS encoding alpha-ketoacid dehydrogenase subunit beta, whose product is MNDHNNSIEVDTAMTTTTMTMIQALRSAMDVMLERDDNVVVFGQDVGYFGGVFRCTEGLQGKYGSSRVFDAPISESGIIGVAVGMGAYGLRPVAEIQFADYVYPATDQIISEAARLRYRSAGQFTAPLTMRMPCGGGIYGGQTHSQSIEAVFTQVCGLRTVMPSNPYDAKGLLIASIENDDPVIFLEPKRLYNGPFDGHHDRPVTPWSKHPQAQVPDGYYTVPLDVAAIVRPGSAVTVLTYGTTVYVSQVAAEETGIDAEVIDLRSLWPLDLETIVKSVKKTGRCVVVHEATRTCGFGAELVALVQEHCFHHLEAPIERVTGWDTPYPHAQEWAYFPGPTRVGAALKRVMEV
- a CDS encoding 3-methyl-2-oxobutanoate dehydrogenase (2-methylpropanoyl-transferring) subunit alpha → MTQQYEPLRLHVPEPSGRPGCKTDFTYLRLTDAGLVRKPAIDVEPADTADLAKGLIRVLDDQGQALGPWAEGVPVEILRKGMRAMLKTRIFDNRMVVAQRQKKMSFYMQSLGEEAIGSAQALALNIDDMCFPTYRQQSILMARDVPLVDLICQLLSNERDPLKGRQLPIMYSVKDAGFFTISGNLATQFVQGVGWGMASAIKGDTKIASAWIGDGATAESDFHTALTFAHVYRAPVILNVVNNQWAISTFQAIAGGEATTFAGRGVGCGIASLRVDGNDFIAVYAASAWAAERARRNLGPSLIEWVTYRAGPHSTSDDPSKYRPADDWSHFPLGDPIARLKQHLIKIGQWSDEEHAAVSAELEAEVIAAQKQAEQYGTLAGGQIPSAATMFEDVYKEMPEHLKRQRQELGI
- the bkdR gene encoding Lrp/AsnC family transcriptional regulator; this translates as MRKLDRTDIGILNALQENARITNADLARSVNLSPTPCFNRVKAMEELGLIREQVTLLDADLLGLHVNVFIHVSLEKQNELALQQFEGAISDRPEVMECYLMAGDPDYLIRVLVPTIQSLERFMMDFLTKVPGVANIRSSFALKQVRYKTALPLPANGISLGA
- a CDS encoding MBL fold metallo-hydrolase — encoded protein: MSALIHSFLDEASSTYTYVVYETDGGPCAIVDSVLNYDPASGRTDTRQADKVIRFVRDHGLHVEWLLETHAHADHLSAAPYLRRTLGGKIAIGQCISKVQDVFKNLFNLEPEFRVDGSQFDHLFAPNEIFHIGALQAQALHVPGHTPADMAYLIDGRLILVGDTLFMPDVGTARCDFPGGDARQLYASMRKLLAFPPETRLYVCHDYPPEGREAKCLTTVAEQRAGNIHVHDGVDEATFVAMRTQRDAGLGMPTLLLPAIQVNVRAGNMPPAEENGVTYLKIPLNQL
- a CDS encoding helix-turn-helix transcriptional regulator is translated as MESTLSEGEVAQLRASASKACALLKALANEDRLLILCQLTQGERNVGELETMTGVRQPTLSQQLGILRDEGLVATRREGKYIFYGLASHEVIQVMKTLSGLYCGAVIKSWA
- a CDS encoding FAD/NAD(P)-binding oxidoreductase, whose product is MTDPHWGPTISGDIVVIGGGSAGIGLLASLLKRDPDLNITLIEPSDYHCYQPAWTLVGGGAYDVKKTRRPLADVLPNGVTWVQAAVTELLPDEQTLVLDSGQRVTWNNLIVCPGLHLAWDRIEGLESTLGQNGVTSNYSYDHAPYTWQLVRELKGGKAIFTQPAMPIKCAGAPQKAMYLACDHWLRQGHLKHIDVEFNLAGAALFGVATFVPPLMKYVEKYNARLAFNANLVKVDGPARKAWFEVKDAAGNVTVAEKSFDLLHVVPPQLAPAFIQQSPLSDAAGWCEVNPHTLQHVRYPHVFGLGDVCGTTNAKTAAAVRKQIVVVAENLLALRKQAPLPLKYDGYGSCPLTVEKGKVVLAEFGYGGTLLPTFPLDATKARRSMWFLKATLLPWFYWNGMLKGREWLTRLSKVD